A window from Branchiostoma floridae strain S238N-H82 chromosome 16, Bfl_VNyyK, whole genome shotgun sequence encodes these proteins:
- the LOC118403955 gene encoding UPF0711 protein C18orf21 homolog, with translation MSREKDVSRTCYLQQLASACSDTCPPLSRFLLHTAGSGSEGNHAAQSMPSHMTCQSCGNLLLPGNHTVRLRPKRKMTSAVRRVISKVSKGQMASAAEVKLLKRYQDRKNHVIVQCTVCQGKAVIPAATRKHVVMATSASPGSLAGTPVVSRRIAKATRRLVSTPQSHSSPILSTPGSSMMVAGSSPRTPDSSLRVGSSGPGSSGRKGKHQKQRHAQLKHMLSQQSLGDTSISLSDFLQSL, from the exons ATGAGCAGAGAAAAGGACGTCTCCAGAACATGCTATCTGCAGCAGCTCGCCTCCGCATGTTCAGACACATGCCCGCCACTCTCCAGGTTCCTATT GCATACGGCTGGGTCTGGCAGTGAGGGAAACCATGCAGCTCAGA GCATGCCGAGTCATATGACCTGTCAGTCATGTGGAAACTTATTGTTACCTGGCAACCACACGGTGAGGTTACGACCCAAAAGGAAAATGACCTCAGCTGTCCGACGTGTCATATCAAAGGTCAGCAAGGGTCAGATGGCATCGGCTGCAGAGGTCAAGCTACTCAAGAGATACCAAGACAGGAAAAACCATGTG ATTGTTCAGTGTACAGTCTGTCAGGGCAAGGCCGTCATCCCAGCAGCCACCAGGAAAcacgttgtcatggcaacatcGGCATCACCTGGAAGCTTAGCAG GAACTCCAGTGGTGTCCAGGAGAATTGCCAAGGCAACCCGAAGACTTGTGTCCACTCCTCAATCCCACAG TTCTCCAATCCTGAGCACCCCAGGCTCGAGTATGATGGTTGCGGGTTCGAGTCCCAGAACTCCTGACTCCAGTCTGAGGGTTGGGAGTTCGGGTCCCGGCTCTTCCGGCAggaaaggaaagcatcagaaacaGAGACACGCCCAGCTGAAACACATGCTATCCCAGCAGTCCCTGGGAGACACCAGCATTTCCCTTTCGGACTTTCTACAGTCTTTATGA
- the LOC118403926 gene encoding tripartite motif-containing protein 2-like, translating to MDPGQDVRLQIQTDLLTCPLCRRPYVKPRTLPCHHTFCETCVARCAGSYLTFPCPSCRQDAAVPVSGVSGFPEDVFLSRLSFKIRTIEEPYVTPYVINECLTHQREPIRFYCQTCEKPLCRVCPRGNHNSHKVSHIEEQIERMKERVGTALSDQRQRSATAVTSLQEIRRLITEHQQQKNAMECHVEARVHERIKAIKLEGEALQKELDSMYDKHLSRVTGMKKDLESMVETLLTFDVEAERELARGGLVDVNRHGEISEKLKIMYETMNRPVKHSSGFQATFVPIDIGSDPLVGYLYFDETSERPLDEIDGIAIKSQSSEHASHVEEQTFNFDSISPNGKYVQNGHERGSTMTNDWERVELRNGSKLTSQNTSRRSSATSEATPRTVDEGSKFGSLARWMQRKGSERSNNSRRSSTSSADSPVRRVESDRARSVSVDHSGDKREKGFGVPDHRIGGFADELQGEEVKSERSMRRQMSEPARPIQRQDTATSSTQSAATSSGDKREKGFWVPGHRIGGFPFDEPRGEQVKSERSMRRQMSEPARPTQRQDTATRPTQSAATSSGPPTPLSLPNTMTKISDNRVNFSQPYGVTVSRDGLIAVVDQKGDQSNFESTVVHMFDQSGAFIRSFDAPGCHQVAEDAEGRLLLTNSARRQVDVFDTSGTLLQSFGTFSFPMGIAVSPKDGTIYVTEPPGDRVCVYAADFALVRRVGSPHSRLDERFRSPYFVSSDASGRILVSDLSNHCVKVMDSDYNLQLKIGSQGSRAGQLQYPCGVAVDHQDNFIVVDHGNSRVLMFDSSGNFVKTIVTRDQGLVKPADVAVLPNGKIVLTDMKGGAVYILHS from the exons ATGGACCCCGGACAAGATGTAAGACTTCAGATCCAGACCGACCTCCTCACCTGTCCGCTGTGCAGACGTCCTTACGTCAAGCCGCGTACCTTGCCGTGCCACCACACCTTCTGTGAGACGTGCGTCGCCAGGTGTGCCGGGAGCTACCTGACGTTCCCCTGCCCGTCCTGCCGTCAGGACGCCGCCGTCCCCGTGAGCGGCGTGTCCGGTTTCCCCGAGGACGTCTTCCTCAGCAGACTGTCCTTCAAGATCAGGACCATAGAGGAGCCCTACGTCACACCCTACGTCATCAACGAATGTTTGACTCACCAGCGAGAGCCCATCAG GTTTTACTGCCAGACATGCGAGAAGCCGCTGTGCCGGGTGTGTCCCAGAGGGAACCATAACTCACACAAGGTGAGTCACATAGAGGAGCAGATAGAGAGGATGAAGGAACGAGTGGGCACCGCGCTGTCCGACCAGCGACAGAGATCCGCTACAGCCGTCACAAGTCTACAGGAAATCCGTAGATTAATCACTGAGCACCAGCAGCAGAAAAACGCCATGGAATGCCACGTCGAAGCACGTGTGCACGAACGAATCAAGGCTATCAAACTAGAGGGAGAGGCGCTGCAGAAAGAACTGGACTCAATGTACGATAAACATCTTTCTAGAGTCACTGGGATGAAGAAGGACTTGGAAAGCATGGTGGAAACTCTACTGACGTTTGACGTTGAAGCGGAGAGGGAGCTGGCTCGCGGCGGGTTGGTGGATGTCAACCGGCACGGAGAGATATCAGAGAAGCTGAAGATAATGTACGAGACCATGAACAGGCCTGTCAAACATTCATCGGGATTTCAGGCAACTTTTGTGCCCATTGACATCGGTTCAGATCCTCTTGTAGGATACTTGTACTTTGATGAAACAAGTGAACGACCGCTTGATGAGATAGACGGCATTGCTATCAAATCGCAGTCGTCCGAGCATGCCTCACATGTAGAAGAACAGACCTTTAATTTTGACTCGATTTCACCTAACGGCAAGTATGTTCAGAACGGCCATGAAAGGGGCTCAACAATGACGAATGACTGGGAACGTGTAGAACTTCGTAACGGCTCTAAGCTAACCAGTCAAAATACAAGTAGACGATCAAGTGCCACCAGCGAAGCAACACCTAGAACTGTGGATGAAGGGTCAAAGTTTGGCTCATTAGCCAGGTGGATGCAAAGGAAGGGATCAGAACGATCCAACAATTCAAGGCGGTCATCGACGTCCAGCGCAGATAGTCCTGTAAGGAGGGTGGAGAGTGATAGAGCCCGCTCAGTTTCGGTTGACCACAGTGGCGACAAGCGGGAGAAGGGATTCGGGGTTCCCGATCACAGGATTGGTGGCTTCGCTGATGAATTACAGGGTGAGGAAGTCAAGTCTGAGCGAAGCATGAGGCGGCAAATGAGTGAACCTGCCAGGCCTATTCAACGTCAGGACACGGCAACAAGCTCTACTCAGTCAGCAGCGACCTCTAGTGGCGACAAGCGGGAGAAGGGATTCTGGGTTCCCGGCCACAGGATTGGTGGCTTCCCTTTTGATGAACCACGAGGTGAGCAAGTCAAGTCTGAGCGAAGCATGAGGCGGCAAATGAGTGAACCTGCCAGGCCCACTCAACGTCAGGACACGGCGACCAGGCCCACGCAGTCAGCAGCGACCTCTAGTGGCCCTCCTACGCCTCTCAGTCTGCCTAACACAATGACCAAGATATCAG ATAACAGGGTAAATTTCAGCCAACCGTACGGCGTGACAGTATCACGTGATGGGCTCATAGCTGTGGTCGACCAGAAAGGGGACCAGTCAAATTTTGAATCAACTGTGGTTCACATGTTTGACCAATCAGGGGCGTTCATTCGTAGTTTTGATGCTCCGGGCTGTCACCAG GTTGCTGAGGACGCAGAAGGACGTCTGCTCCTGACTAACTCCGCGCGGCGCCAAGTTGACGTCTTCGACACCAGCGGGACACTACTCCAGAGCTTCGGGACGTTCAGCTTCCCGATGGGCATTGCGGTGTCTCCCAAAGACGGGACCATCTACGTCACAGAACCCCCAGGGGACAGGGTGTGCGTCTATGCAGCCGACTTCGCGCTGGTTCGGAGAGTCGGCTCGCCGCATAGTCGGCTAGACGAACGTTTTCGATCGCCCTACTTCGTGTCTTCGGACGCCTCCGGACGGATTCTAGTGTCCGACCTCAGCAACCATTGCGTCAAGGTCATGGATTCAG ATTACAACTTACAGCTGAAGATAGGAAGCCAGGGAAGTCGTGCCGGACAGCTCCAGTATCCGTGCGGCGTCGCTGTGGACCACCAGGACAACTTCATCGTCGTCGATCACGGAAACAGCCGAGTGCTGATGTTCGACTCTTCGGGAAACTTCGTGAAGACGATCGTGACACGAGACCAGGGACTGGTGAAGCCCGCCGATGTAGCGGTCCTTCCGAATGGCAAAATTGTACTGACGGATATGAAGGGAGGCGCGGTGTACATTCTGCActcttag